The Neoarius graeffei isolate fNeoGra1 chromosome 10, fNeoGra1.pri, whole genome shotgun sequence genome has a segment encoding these proteins:
- the slc25a37 gene encoding mitoferrin-1 isoform X2, with protein sequence MQSLQPDPKAQYRSVYGALKQIVMTEGLLRPLRGLNITVLGAGPAHALYFACYERIKRSLSDVIQNGGNSHIANGLAGSVATVLHDAVMNPAEVVKQRMQMYNSPYRGLCDCVLAVSRNEGLAAFYRSFSTQLTMNIPFQALHFITYELMQERLNPQRQYRPGTHVVSGAAAGAVSAALTTPLDVCKTLLNTQEDVALNSARVSGHLSGMANAFRTVYRLGGIPAFFKGVQARVIYQMPSTAIAWSVYESFKYVLTRNEESTLGRGSASRT encoded by the exons ATGCAGAGTTTACAGCCAGACCCGAAGGCTCAGTACCGCAGCGTGTACGGGGCTCTGAAACAAATCGTGATGACCGAAGGCCTTCTGCGGCCCCTCAGAGGCCTCAACATCACGGTGCTGGGGGCGGGGCCGGCCCATGCGCTGTACTTTGCATGTTACGAGCGTATCAAACGCAGCCTCAGCGATGTCATTCAGAACGGCGGAAACAGCCACATCGCCAATG GGCTGGCAGGAAGCGTCGCCACTGTGCTCCACGATGCCGTCATGAACCCTGCCGAAG TGGTGAAGCAGCGCATGCAGATGTATAACTCGCCGTACCGAGGCCTGTGCGACTGTGTGCTGGCAGTAAGTCGTAACGAGGGCTTGGCCGCCTTCTACCGCAGCTTCAGTACACAGCTCAccatgaacatcccattccaggctCTGCACTTTATCACGTACGAGCTCATGCAGGAGCGTCTCAACCCGCAGCGCCAGTACCGCCCAGGAACGCACGTGGTATCGGGCGCAGCAGCAGGCGCCGTATCGGCCGCGCTAACCACACCGCTCGACGTGTGCAAGACGCTTCTGAACACACAGGAGGACGTGGCATTAAATTCGGCTCGCGTCAGCGGCCATCTTTCAGGCATGGCCAACGCCTTCAGGACAGTCTACAGGCTGGGAGGCATCCCCGCCTTCTTTAAAGGTGTGCAAGCACGTGTCATTTACCAGATGCCTTCAACTGCCATCGCCTGGTCCGTCTACGAGTCCTTCAAGTACGTCCTGACTCGCAACGAAGAGAGCACCTTAGGACGGGGCAGCGCGAGTCGCACGTGA